The Sorghum bicolor cultivar BTx623 chromosome 6, Sorghum_bicolor_NCBIv3, whole genome shotgun sequence genome contains the following window.
CAAGACGACTAAAAACCTTTTTGACTTCAATCTTTTTTCAATTAATTTTTGTAGTTGATCCAAATTTGTTGGTTCACGTGCTCTGCTTCTGCCATCACTTTCAGTGGGAGGTATGCACCTAAAAATTTCCTGAGAGAGCCTGTGCACACTAAAATTAAGTGACACACTAATCCAAATTATGATGGAGAAGTGTTCTTGTATTCTTGGGTCATTGCATAAAGTCTGAATCAACGTTGTCTTTCCAATGCCAGGAGGGCCCACTACAGGAAGAACCGAGAGTCTTTCGAGATGATATTCACCAGCAGTCATGTCATTTGTAATTTTATTGAGCAAGGTCCTCCTCCCAAACAGCGTGACCTCTGTACACATTGAGGTGGTAACAGGTCATCTCAGAGCAACTGTGCTGTCATGCGCAAGGCTGGAGATGTTTAGAGTTAACAGAGCCAAGACAGGATCACATAGATCTTGCATGTGCTCTACCAACATCTTGATTCTGTTGGACATATTCACTCTATTGAAAACAGGCCTTGGTGGGCTTTTAATGATGTctacatcatcatcaccacTGGGATCATCACCATGAGTATGTTCAGGTTCATGTGAACACGAACAGCATGAAAACCATTTGCCAATAAAATGGCGAGTAACATGGCGAGCATGAAGAGCAGGACCAACGATGACACCATGAACCTCTGCAGCAGCCTCCTGGGTGTTATATTGCTCATCCTGGATGAGGAAATAGTCCAGTTCATCCAGCATATCCTCTGCCTGATCAGCTGTGTTGCTTAGCTGGTGCAGGAGCACCAGCAATCCCTGGTTGTCCCTCACATCTCTCTTCTGGGCTTCATGCAGCATGCCATGTGTGTACCACAGCTTTCTTTTGATAGCTTCCATGTTGCTATTGAGCTCAGAGCTTGCGACCCATGCTTCCACTAACTTACTGGACAGCTTGTTTAGCACCTTCCCGAGGAGCCAGTTTGCTGTACCAAGAGCAAGCTGCATTATGCTTAATAGAGACAGGGCAGTGGTATCCTTCTGGTGTCAGTAGTATTTTTCTTGTGCAGTCAATGAACCTGCTAAACAGTAGGAATTGATGTAAAAACTGCAAACTTCAAATAAACATGATCTAGCAGGAAAAAATTGAAATAGGGAGTCTTGAAgtttgccacataagcaaattcTGAGATCAACTTGTTTCTACTAAAATGTTCAGGAAATATTAAATCGTGACTCATAAGAAAAAGTTATGCAACGGTGCCTTCAATAAACTGATTGTGCTTTACATTCCTGAAATCAGGTTCATGAACCCTGATAAATGATTCTGCATATTTGAACTTTGAAGTCACTAATTTGTGAAAATCAATGAACTGAAACACTTTCTACAAAAACATGAGTACCCCTAGGTTGGTTGTGTTTAGTCATTGTTTTGTGCCATTCCACTTGGGTTTCTTTGGGAGGTCCTTTTTCTGTCCTTTTTCAACAGGATGTTGTTCTttgctttttctttttctcttcagAAAGTTGGTAGTTGCAGATCCCCGGTGTTACCCTAGCTGTGTATCCAAAACTCTGTTTTTGCTCTTTTCTATCGTCTAATAAAACCATGGCAAAGCTCTTGCCACCccttctaaaaataaaaaacatgagCACCATTTTTCTTTATAACACCATAAAAGTGGAGATCTATAGATAACCTAATTTCACAAACCAAGCTAGCTTTATTCCAGCATATTTAAGATGTGCACCAAATTATTTGTTATAAATTGTTACCCCAATATTACAAAATTATGTTCTCAGTACTAACTGGAAATACATGAAAGAGAGGACTGTGATAACCAAAAGGTTCTAGTCAATTGAAAAAGGGAAAACTTCCAAGGTCTATGAACAAGTATAAGACTCTACTATACTGACCCATAGCTGGTTACAATGGATACCTTCGGAGAAACTACCAGAGTGCTCGGAGATGCCATAGGAGAAGAAAAACTCCACTTCTCTTGCTCATGCCAGTGCCAACTGCCAACAGAAAGCTCTGTAGCGGGGAAGACAAAAGGATCTACTGGTAGTCGCCGTGTTAGTTCAGATCTGAGTAGAGGGTTGATGCACTGTGGGAATTAACCTACTGCAGGACAAGTGAAGAAGTGTGTCCTGTAAGCTGTCAATGCCACAAATGGTATCTTCAAAAAGAAGCAGATAAACAGCATGGAACATGAATATTTTTTGTAAGGTCCTCAGACATGAGGAGGTAAAGCACCCACGGGGCCATAGGTAGACAAGGTAAGGCCCACTGATAACAGAAGAAAACTATTTGATTGATACTCCTTTATTCCCCTTGCTTTGGGCTGTCATGAAGCGATAGCATTATCTACTTCAGCATAAAGAGGAATCAGATCCAAATGAATGATCATTTCATTCcacaaaccaaaaaaaaaattgaaaaagtGAGATAATGGACTTCCTCATTCCACAAATCAAACACTccctattttctttttaggcatAGACAGCTTGTTAATGCAATAGATTTTCTGATAGGGACTAAGTATTCCATTTCTATAATTCACCCCTAATAGTCTACGCAaacatttctttcttttttttttttttgcaaggaGCAAACATTTcaataaaacaagaaaaaaATCGAGGAcagtgctaaataaataactccACCAAATATCAGCTAAAGCCCAAAATCTTCACTACATTAAGCATAGCATCCCCATTTTCCCAATCCTTAGAAGAATCAACCCCCAAAAGAAGTTGTATGGAAACTGAAATGAATGCATCGCCCGCGCTGGCACGAGAACGAATCGACCCAGCTGCTGGAGGGGGCGACCCATGGAGGAGATGATCAGAGAAGAAAGAACCGATGCAAGATTTTGAATCGACTCTtgctaaataagaaaaaaaaatattgcaacTGCTGCTGCCGACTTTAGGCGTGCTTACCAGACCGAGACCTAGGCAGAGATGCGGTCAACGAGGACGCGTCGGCGCGGGCGACGGCGGAACTCGGCTCCGGCTCAACGACAACGAGGCCCAAGCGAAGAAAGAAGCAGTCAAAAGCACGCGCGGTGGAAGCTCGGACGAGGTTGCGCGACGGCGGGAGGCAGCCACGAAGTAGGCCGTGGAGGTGGCCGTGGCGCCGCGGCGGAACTCGTTCAGCCAAGGTAGAGGAACCGAGAAAGCGAGCACGCGGGCACGGTTGCAAGAAACGAGGATGGGCGGCTGGCGGGCTGGGCCGCTGAAGACTGAAGAGTTGTGCTCGTGCCTGCgtctgtgttttttttttttgtcctgTGGGACCCAGCGTACAGCCACACTTCAATACAGGGATCAAGATtattgcttttttttttggacCGCAAGTGAGCCCCTGcctatattttttattaattagAGTAAAATATTTATAAATTACTACTCAGTACCAAATTATAAttcatttgacttttttaactGAAAATTTAACCacttattttatcaaaaatatGTTATAAATATATgcaaatttaaatcattttttaagaacttttattaataaatcaagttataataaaataaataataatttaCACTGAGTAATCAAATATTTGTTAAAAAAGTCAACGaattataatttgaaacggagTACTATAGTAGGTAGCTTTTTCAAagcttaaaaagaaaaaaaaagtaccttctaaggctttgtttagttcaccccaaacaccaaaaactttttaaaattctccgtcacatcgaatcttaggacacatacatgaagtattaaatatagatgaaaacaaaaacaaattgcacaatttgcctataaatcgcgaaacaaatcttttaagcctaggtactccatgattggacaatatttgacaaataaaaatgaaaatgctacagtatcaaaatttaaaaaaaaaattgaatataaacaaggcctaagtgaaaTTCTCGAGCCAAAAGTCTAGTTAAACTTTTCTAACATGATTGGCCTTGATGCAAACCAAATTAAGCTCCTTTAAGTTAATCTTCAAGCAGCCGAGGTTAGGAGGTTCTTTATCGAAaatgctactccctccatcccaaattataagtcatttcaacaatcttagagagttaaagcatctcaagtttgaccaaatttatatgataaacaataatatttatgataccaactagatatcattagattcttcattaattatattttcataatataactatttgatgttataaatctttataattatttctataattttggtcaaacttaaaatattttgactttcCAAGAAGGGAGTATCTATATATAGTATGGTATTATTTTATATCAGTATCTCATAATTTTAAATTGCATATTTTGA
Protein-coding sequences here:
- the LOC8083416 gene encoding uncharacterized protein LOC8083416; the protein is MQLALGTANWLLGKVLNKLSSKLVEAWVASSELNSNMEAIKRKLWYTHGMLHEAQKRDVRDNQGLLVLLHQLSNTADQAEDMLDELDYFLIQDEQYNTQEAAAEVHGVIVGPALHARHVTRHFIGKWFSCCSCSHEPEHTHGDDPSGDDDVDIIKSPPRPVFNRVNMSNRIKMLVEHMQDLCDPVLALLTLNISSLAHDSTVALR